One window of Candidatus Methylomirabilota bacterium genomic DNA carries:
- a CDS encoding IS1634 family transposase: MYLRRHDKRVDGEEYGYWSLVESIRTARGPRQRLVATIGKLPGLDREERIGWEAIGRLLTGKSSPQDSLFTQTVEPPAWVTIDLTRVRVERLRHFGEVYLALLLWHRLGLATWCAAQMAEGREAIPWSVMACLLTIARFCAPSSELQIADSWYAKTALEDLVGVPTDRINDDRLYRALDALLPHKDALCRHLQDRYGELFGATFDFLFYDITSAYWEGRAHGNPQARRGYSRDGRPDCPQVCIGLVTSREGLPLAFEVFDGNRPDVTTTKDMVLTMERKYGQADRIWVMDRGMVSEDNMEFLRQRGARYLVGTPKSMLRKFEHELLAHDWEEVQPGVEVKRCASPDGGADTFVLCRSARRKDKEAAILDRFLIRLEAGLHSLQAQADQGRLRDRQKAERRIGRLLERNSRAASLFTVTVTETVMGQETRLAIEIIKHDDRYRWALQSGGSYLLRTNWQEADPTTIWRRYIQLTEVEEAFRTEKSDLGMRPIYHQRQDRTQAHILVCFLALAMWRTLQQWMKAAGLGTAPRKLLEEMREVRSLDVLLPAKDKTIRLRVVSTPSKALRVLLQRMNILLPNRPKIIDNVVQKTAESGL, encoded by the coding sequence ATGTACTTGCGGCGACATGACAAGCGCGTGGACGGCGAGGAGTACGGCTACTGGTCGCTGGTGGAATCCATCCGCACCGCACGAGGCCCTCGCCAGCGTCTCGTCGCCACGATCGGGAAACTGCCGGGACTGGACCGAGAGGAACGGATCGGCTGGGAAGCCATCGGCCGCCTGCTCACCGGGAAGTCCTCACCACAAGACAGCCTCTTTACACAGACGGTCGAGCCGCCGGCCTGGGTGACCATCGATCTCACTCGCGTCAGAGTCGAGCGGCTGCGACACTTCGGCGAGGTGTATCTGGCCCTGCTTCTGTGGCACCGGCTCGGCTTGGCCACCTGGTGTGCCGCGCAGATGGCCGAAGGCCGAGAAGCGATCCCATGGTCCGTCATGGCCTGCCTCCTGACCATTGCACGCTTTTGCGCCCCGTCGTCGGAACTGCAGATTGCCGACTCCTGGTATGCCAAGACCGCGCTGGAGGACCTGGTCGGCGTACCCACGGACAGGATCAACGACGATCGCCTCTACCGCGCCCTGGATGCGCTGCTGCCACACAAAGACGCCCTGTGCCGACACCTGCAGGACCGCTACGGCGAACTCTTTGGGGCGACCTTCGACTTTCTGTTTTACGATATCACCTCCGCCTATTGGGAAGGCCGGGCGCACGGGAATCCGCAGGCCAGGAGAGGCTACAGCCGCGATGGCCGCCCGGACTGTCCCCAGGTCTGTATCGGCCTGGTGACGAGCCGGGAGGGCTTGCCCCTGGCCTTTGAAGTCTTCGACGGCAATCGTCCCGATGTCACCACCACCAAGGACATGGTGCTGACCATGGAGCGCAAGTACGGTCAGGCCGATCGGATCTGGGTCATGGACCGGGGGATGGTCAGCGAAGACAACATGGAGTTTCTGCGGCAGCGGGGTGCACGCTACCTCGTCGGGACCCCGAAGTCGATGCTCAGAAAGTTCGAGCACGAGCTGCTGGCCCACGACTGGGAGGAGGTGCAGCCCGGTGTCGAGGTCAAGCGGTGTGCGTCACCGGACGGCGGAGCGGACACCTTTGTGCTGTGCCGGTCCGCACGCCGGAAAGACAAGGAGGCGGCCATCCTCGACCGGTTTCTTATCCGCCTGGAGGCTGGACTGCACAGCCTGCAAGCCCAGGCCGACCAGGGCCGACTCCGGGATCGGCAAAAGGCCGAACGTCGCATCGGACGGCTCCTGGAGCGCAATAGCCGGGCCGCCTCCCTCTTCACCGTGACGGTGACGGAAACCGTGATGGGTCAGGAGACGCGATTGGCCATCGAGATCATCAAGCACGACGACCGGTATCGGTGGGCGCTGCAGAGCGGCGGCAGTTATCTCCTGCGCACCAACTGGCAGGAGGCTGATCCGACGACCATCTGGAGGCGCTATATCCAGTTGACCGAAGTGGAAGAGGCCTTCAGGACCGAAAAGTCGGATCTCGGGATGCGGCCGATCTACCATCAGCGACAGGACCGGACCCAGGCCCATATCCTGGTCTGTTTTCTGGCCCTGGCCATGTGGCGAACGCTGCAGCAGTGGATGAAGGCGGCTGGACTCGGCACCGCGCCGAGAAAGCTCCTTGAGGAGATGCGGGAGGTGCGATCCTTGGATGTCCTGCTGCCTGCGAAAGATAAGACCATCCGGCTGAGAGTGGTCTCTACCCCTTCAAAAGCCCTGAGGGTGCTGCTCCAGCGGATGAACATCTTGCTGCCCAACCGGCCCAAGATCATTGACAATGTAGTGCAGAAAACGGCCGAATCAGGGCTGTAA
- a CDS encoding lipase family protein, producing the protein MREAAARWGLKTTFPGETVMNQQALLLHDAEKVIVSFRGTQVNRFKGIFWDVFTIDLFGHLEFGYVGQDLRPTTYEERRDKTREVSLYRFHSGFKAAFEMLWKLYELPSLIAEASAGGKPIWLTGHSLGGAIALLVATQLLADDIDVQGVYLFGAPRVGNSEFARDYDLRMGDRTFRFVNHADLVPRVPLFSTGYVHVGQLVYFDSAGTIHFDVSDVHAVADFWLRRLWRNFASVFTFKAHSMERYVALVERAAVPVTEDLPHLAGGR; encoded by the coding sequence ATGCGCGAAGCTGCCGCTCGTTGGGGACTGAAGACGACATTCCCTGGCGAAACGGTTATGAACCAGCAAGCGCTCTTACTGCACGATGCGGAGAAAGTAATCGTTTCGTTCCGCGGTACACAAGTAAATCGGTTCAAAGGGATTTTCTGGGATGTGTTCACCATTGACCTCTTCGGACATCTGGAGTTCGGATATGTGGGCCAGGATTTGCGGCCGACGACATATGAGGAACGGCGGGACAAAACAAGAGAAGTCAGCCTGTACAGATTCCACTCGGGCTTCAAGGCAGCATTTGAAATGTTGTGGAAACTTTATGAGCTCCCATCGCTGATCGCAGAAGCGTCGGCGGGCGGGAAGCCAATATGGCTGACTGGTCATAGCCTCGGCGGCGCTATTGCGCTCCTCGTGGCCACACAGCTATTGGCGGATGATATCGACGTCCAAGGTGTCTACCTCTTTGGTGCGCCGAGAGTGGGCAATAGTGAATTCGCGAGGGACTACGATCTGCGCATGGGTGATCGCACGTTCCGATTTGTTAATCACGCAGACCTGGTCCCGCGTGTGCCGCTCTTTAGTACGGGATACGTGCATGTCGGCCAGTTGGTCTACTTTGACAGCGCCGGTACTATCCACTTCGACGTGAGCGATGTGCACGCCGTCGCGGATTTCTGGCTGCGCCGCCTGTGGCGCAACTTCGCATCAGTGTTTACGTTCAAGGCCCACTCCATGGAAAGATATGTCGCGTTGGTAGAGCGCGCTGCGGTGCCTGTTACCGAAGATCTACCACATCTTGCAGGGGGTCGCTGA